A region of Drosophila suzukii chromosome 2L, CBGP_Dsuzu_IsoJpt1.0, whole genome shotgun sequence DNA encodes the following proteins:
- the LOC108021186 gene encoding choline/ethanolamine kinase isoform X1, whose amino-acid sequence MRLRNCTNNRALKRRQQQDDIIDQNCCLSKRCNYDNIGQHFKRNATLEEIRHAAARICRDYLTGRWKVATPENLVVKRISGGLSNFLYYVSLPDLDDFDELEEEQEQQQQQVNGSVGKDVIGTATLAHSSPVFTRDDEEAAKTAEVVGVPSVATELANNDDDDDDDAATSAKQAHKRQRFDSDSRDASSLKRLHAPKQEPREVLLRIYGQTHGDHALESMITESVVFALLSERNFGPKLHGIFPGGRIEQYIPARALTTAELAEQRILMKVAEKMGEIHSLNIPMSKEPDWIWNCMQRWVSGLESIVKGNVQSKPKSSVLQKQMELMRTFDYVQEIAWMKSVIDEGEYPVVFCHNDLQEGNILLRQPPAGQSERTPRESISSLRSNFDETLGDSLDGNSNISEPEINKSHSISPSPCPELDTTNDSALDASFTTDNEPDLIIIDFEYCAYNYRGYDLANHFIEWTFDYTNPQFPYFYHNTSNCATVQQRRDFIVNYLKKYHDDENYNPTGQELDKVDAEIQFFTMLSHLFWSLWSVINVTSAIEFGYWEYGIARILEYQKLKAAYLAK is encoded by the exons ATGAGACTGAGAAATTGTACGAATAACAGAGCACTGAAACGTCGCCAGCAGCAGGATGATATTATAGATCAAAACTGTTGCTTGAGTAAGCGGTGCAACTATGATAATATAGGCCAACATTTCAAACGGAAT GCCACCCTTGAGGAAATTCGCCATGCGGCCGCACGCATTTGCCGGGACTATTTAACCGGACGTTGGAAAGTGGCAACTCCTGAAAATTTGGTGGTGAAGCGCATAAG tgGCGGTCTGTCCAACTTCTTGTATTACGTAAGCCTCCCCGACTTGGATGACTTCGATGAGCTGGAGGAAGAGCAagaacagcaacagcagcaggtAAATGGCAGTGTCGGCAAAGACGTCATAGGCACCGCCACATTGGCCCACAGTAGCCCAGTTTTCACACGCGACGATGAGGAGGCGGCCAAGACAGCCGAGGTGGTGGGCGTTCCATCGGTGGCCACCGAGTTGGCTAacaacgacgacgacgacgatgacGACGCAGCCACTAGCGCCAAACAGGCCCACAAGCGTCAGCGTTTCGATAGCGATAGCCGCGACGCGAGCTCGCTGAAGCGATTGCACGCTCCCAAACAGGAACCTCGTGAG GTTCTGCTGCGCATCTACGGCCAGACCCACGGCGATCACGCGCTGGAGAGCATGATCACCGAGTCGGTGGTTTTCGCCCTGCTCAGCGAGCGGAACTTCGGACCCAAGCTGCACGGTATCTTTCCAGGCGGACGTATAGAGCAATATATTCCG GCACGGGCATTGACCACAGCGGAATTGGCAGAGCAGCGAATATTGATGAAAGTGGCTGAGAAAATGGGTGAGATCCATAGCCTCAACATACCCATGTCAAAGGAGCCGGATTGGATATGGAACTGTATGCAGCGGTGGGTTTCCGGCCTCGAGAGCATTGTAAAGGGCAATGTCCAATCGAAACCCAAGTCCTCAGTGCTGCAGAAGCAAATGGAATTGATGCGAACCTTTGACTATGTACAGGAGATCGCCTGGATGAAATCCGTCATCGACGAGGGCGAATATCCAGTTGTGTTCTGCCACAACGATCTTCAGGAGGGCAACATACTGCTGCGTCAGCCTCCAGCTGGTCAAAGCGAGCGCACGCCGCGGGAGTCCATCAGTAGCTTGAG ATCCAATTTCGACGAAACTCTGGGCGATAGTCTTGatggcaacagcaacatctcGGAACCGGAGATAAA CAAATCGCACAGCATATCGCCATCGCCTTGCCCGGAATTGGATACCACAAATGACTCGGCGCTGGATGCCAGCTTCACAACCGACAATGAGCCGGATCTCATTATCATTGACTTTGAGTACTGTGCGTACAACTATCGGGGCTACGATCTGGCCAACCACTTCATCGAGTGGACCTTTGACTACACCAATCCGCAGTTCCCCTACTTCTACCACAACACCAGCAACTGTGCGACTGTCCAGCAGCGGCGCGATTTCATCGTCAACTATCTGAAGAAGTACCACGATGACGAGAACTACAATCCCACTGGACAGGAGTTGGACAAAGTGGATGCGGAGATCCAGTTCTTCACAATGCTGTCCCATCTGTTCTGGAGCCTGTGGTCCGTCATCAATGTTACATCGGCAATTGAGTTTGGTTACTGG GAGTATGGAATTGCTCGAATTCTGGAATATCAAAAGCTGAAGGCAGCCTATCTGGCTAAATGA
- the LOC108021186 gene encoding choline/ethanolamine kinase isoform X2 produces MSTNLQKATLEEIRHAAARICRDYLTGRWKVATPENLVVKRISGGLSNFLYYVSLPDLDDFDELEEEQEQQQQQVNGSVGKDVIGTATLAHSSPVFTRDDEEAAKTAEVVGVPSVATELANNDDDDDDDAATSAKQAHKRQRFDSDSRDASSLKRLHAPKQEPREVLLRIYGQTHGDHALESMITESVVFALLSERNFGPKLHGIFPGGRIEQYIPARALTTAELAEQRILMKVAEKMGEIHSLNIPMSKEPDWIWNCMQRWVSGLESIVKGNVQSKPKSSVLQKQMELMRTFDYVQEIAWMKSVIDEGEYPVVFCHNDLQEGNILLRQPPAGQSERTPRESISSLRSNFDETLGDSLDGNSNISEPEINKSHSISPSPCPELDTTNDSALDASFTTDNEPDLIIIDFEYCAYNYRGYDLANHFIEWTFDYTNPQFPYFYHNTSNCATVQQRRDFIVNYLKKYHDDENYNPTGQELDKVDAEIQFFTMLSHLFWSLWSVINVTSAIEFGYWEYGIARILEYQKLKAAYLAK; encoded by the exons ATGTCCACAAACCTGCAAAAG GCCACCCTTGAGGAAATTCGCCATGCGGCCGCACGCATTTGCCGGGACTATTTAACCGGACGTTGGAAAGTGGCAACTCCTGAAAATTTGGTGGTGAAGCGCATAAG tgGCGGTCTGTCCAACTTCTTGTATTACGTAAGCCTCCCCGACTTGGATGACTTCGATGAGCTGGAGGAAGAGCAagaacagcaacagcagcaggtAAATGGCAGTGTCGGCAAAGACGTCATAGGCACCGCCACATTGGCCCACAGTAGCCCAGTTTTCACACGCGACGATGAGGAGGCGGCCAAGACAGCCGAGGTGGTGGGCGTTCCATCGGTGGCCACCGAGTTGGCTAacaacgacgacgacgacgatgacGACGCAGCCACTAGCGCCAAACAGGCCCACAAGCGTCAGCGTTTCGATAGCGATAGCCGCGACGCGAGCTCGCTGAAGCGATTGCACGCTCCCAAACAGGAACCTCGTGAG GTTCTGCTGCGCATCTACGGCCAGACCCACGGCGATCACGCGCTGGAGAGCATGATCACCGAGTCGGTGGTTTTCGCCCTGCTCAGCGAGCGGAACTTCGGACCCAAGCTGCACGGTATCTTTCCAGGCGGACGTATAGAGCAATATATTCCG GCACGGGCATTGACCACAGCGGAATTGGCAGAGCAGCGAATATTGATGAAAGTGGCTGAGAAAATGGGTGAGATCCATAGCCTCAACATACCCATGTCAAAGGAGCCGGATTGGATATGGAACTGTATGCAGCGGTGGGTTTCCGGCCTCGAGAGCATTGTAAAGGGCAATGTCCAATCGAAACCCAAGTCCTCAGTGCTGCAGAAGCAAATGGAATTGATGCGAACCTTTGACTATGTACAGGAGATCGCCTGGATGAAATCCGTCATCGACGAGGGCGAATATCCAGTTGTGTTCTGCCACAACGATCTTCAGGAGGGCAACATACTGCTGCGTCAGCCTCCAGCTGGTCAAAGCGAGCGCACGCCGCGGGAGTCCATCAGTAGCTTGAG ATCCAATTTCGACGAAACTCTGGGCGATAGTCTTGatggcaacagcaacatctcGGAACCGGAGATAAA CAAATCGCACAGCATATCGCCATCGCCTTGCCCGGAATTGGATACCACAAATGACTCGGCGCTGGATGCCAGCTTCACAACCGACAATGAGCCGGATCTCATTATCATTGACTTTGAGTACTGTGCGTACAACTATCGGGGCTACGATCTGGCCAACCACTTCATCGAGTGGACCTTTGACTACACCAATCCGCAGTTCCCCTACTTCTACCACAACACCAGCAACTGTGCGACTGTCCAGCAGCGGCGCGATTTCATCGTCAACTATCTGAAGAAGTACCACGATGACGAGAACTACAATCCCACTGGACAGGAGTTGGACAAAGTGGATGCGGAGATCCAGTTCTTCACAATGCTGTCCCATCTGTTCTGGAGCCTGTGGTCCGTCATCAATGTTACATCGGCAATTGAGTTTGGTTACTGG GAGTATGGAATTGCTCGAATTCTGGAATATCAAAAGCTGAAGGCAGCCTATCTGGCTAAATGA
- the LOC108021186 gene encoding choline/ethanolamine kinase isoform X3, translated as MRLRNCTNNRALKRRQQQDDIIDQNCCLSKRCNYDNIGQHFKRNATLEEIRHAAARICRDYLTGRWKVATPENLVVKRISGGLSNFLYYVSLPDLDDFDELEEEQEQQQQQVNGSVGKDVIGTATLAHSSPVFTRDDEEAAKTAEVVGVPSVATELANNDDDDDDDAATSAKQAHKRQRFDSDSRDASSLKRLHAPKQEPREVLLRIYGQTHGDHALESMITESVVFALLSERNFGPKLHGIFPGGRIEQYIPARALTTAELAEQRILMKVAEKMGEIHSLNIPMSKEPDWIWNCMQRWVSGLESIVKGNVQSKPKSSVLQKQMELMRTFDYVQEIAWMKSVIDEGEYPVVFCHNDLQEGNILLRQPPAGQSERTPRESISSLRSNFDETLGDSLDGNSNISEPEINNYLPIGPLAVSLC; from the exons ATGAGACTGAGAAATTGTACGAATAACAGAGCACTGAAACGTCGCCAGCAGCAGGATGATATTATAGATCAAAACTGTTGCTTGAGTAAGCGGTGCAACTATGATAATATAGGCCAACATTTCAAACGGAAT GCCACCCTTGAGGAAATTCGCCATGCGGCCGCACGCATTTGCCGGGACTATTTAACCGGACGTTGGAAAGTGGCAACTCCTGAAAATTTGGTGGTGAAGCGCATAAG tgGCGGTCTGTCCAACTTCTTGTATTACGTAAGCCTCCCCGACTTGGATGACTTCGATGAGCTGGAGGAAGAGCAagaacagcaacagcagcaggtAAATGGCAGTGTCGGCAAAGACGTCATAGGCACCGCCACATTGGCCCACAGTAGCCCAGTTTTCACACGCGACGATGAGGAGGCGGCCAAGACAGCCGAGGTGGTGGGCGTTCCATCGGTGGCCACCGAGTTGGCTAacaacgacgacgacgacgatgacGACGCAGCCACTAGCGCCAAACAGGCCCACAAGCGTCAGCGTTTCGATAGCGATAGCCGCGACGCGAGCTCGCTGAAGCGATTGCACGCTCCCAAACAGGAACCTCGTGAG GTTCTGCTGCGCATCTACGGCCAGACCCACGGCGATCACGCGCTGGAGAGCATGATCACCGAGTCGGTGGTTTTCGCCCTGCTCAGCGAGCGGAACTTCGGACCCAAGCTGCACGGTATCTTTCCAGGCGGACGTATAGAGCAATATATTCCG GCACGGGCATTGACCACAGCGGAATTGGCAGAGCAGCGAATATTGATGAAAGTGGCTGAGAAAATGGGTGAGATCCATAGCCTCAACATACCCATGTCAAAGGAGCCGGATTGGATATGGAACTGTATGCAGCGGTGGGTTTCCGGCCTCGAGAGCATTGTAAAGGGCAATGTCCAATCGAAACCCAAGTCCTCAGTGCTGCAGAAGCAAATGGAATTGATGCGAACCTTTGACTATGTACAGGAGATCGCCTGGATGAAATCCGTCATCGACGAGGGCGAATATCCAGTTGTGTTCTGCCACAACGATCTTCAGGAGGGCAACATACTGCTGCGTCAGCCTCCAGCTGGTCAAAGCGAGCGCACGCCGCGGGAGTCCATCAGTAGCTTGAG ATCCAATTTCGACGAAACTCTGGGCGATAGTCTTGatggcaacagcaacatctcGGAACCGGAGATAAA TAACTACTTGCCCATTGGCCCATTAGCCGTAAGTCTCTGCTAG